The nucleotide window ttggataatttagataatagctaaatatctgataatatcttaatatccatcagtTACTAAGTAGAAAAtgtcaatacaaattttataagttcctaatatccaaatatctgatatagcggatatttgagataatatcaaaattatcagatattttggctaattttgataatagctaaatatcagatattttggctaatttagataatagctaaatatctgataatatcttaatatccatcactaaccaggcaaaaaaaaatgtctaagtcccaaatatcaaaatatcggatatatcggatatttcagataatatctaaattatccgatattttggataatttagataatagctaaatatctgataatatcttaatagcCACCAGTTACTAAGTAGaaaatttcaatacaaattttataagttcctaatatccaaatatatatctgatatagcggatatttgagATCTAAATtatcagatattttggctaatttagatattagctaaatatcatatattttggctaatttatataatagctaaatatctgataatatcttaatatccatcactaaccaggcaaaaaaaaattttctaAGTCCCAAATATCCCAATATCTGATATATCGGATTTAAATTAtccgatattttggataatttagataatagctaaatatctgataatatcttaatatccatcacttactaagtaaaaaatgtcaaaacaaattttataagttcctaatatccaaatatctgatatagcggatattttagataatatctaaattagcagatattttggctaatttagataatagataaatatctgatattttggataatttagataatagctaaatatctgataatatcttaatatccatcacttaccaggcaaaaaaaattctaagtcccAAATATCCCAATATCTGATATATCggatatttcagataatatctaaattatccgatattttggataatttagataatagctaaatatctgataatatcttaatatccatcacttactaagtaaaaaatttcaataaaaattttataattcccaaatatccaaatatctgatatagcggatattttagattATATCTCAATTATccgatatttttgataatttagataatagctaaatatctgataatatcttaatatccatcagtTACTAAGTAGAAAAtgtcaatacaaattttataagttcctaatatccaaatatctgatatagcggatatttgagataatatcaaaattatcagatattttggctaattttgataatagctaaatatcagatattttggctaatttagataatagctaaatatctgataatatcttaatatccatcactaaCCAGGCAAAAAAATGTCTGAGtcccaaatatcaaaatatctgatatatcggatatttcagataatatcTTTGATCTAAATTAtccgatattttggataatttagataatagctaaatatctgataatatcttaatagcCACCAGTTACTAAGTAGaaaatttcaatacaaattttataagttcctaatatccaaatatatatctgatatagcggatatttgagataatatctaaattatcagatattttagctaatttagataatagctaaatatcatatattttggctaatttagataatagctaaatatctgataatatcttaatatcaatCTCTAACCAGGCAAAAAAATTTTCGAAGTcccaaatatccaaatatctgatatatcggatatttcagataatatctgatattttagataagTTTGATAATAGccaaatatctgataatatcttaatatccatcactcaCTTagtaaaaaatttgcaaaaaaaattgtataagttccaaatatccaaatatctgatatagtggatattttagataatatctgaattatcagatatttagctattatctaaaataGCCCCAATATCTTAATAGCCATCACTTACCTTGTAAACAAAATCCAAAAATATTCTAAGTTcgtaatatccaaatatctgatatatcagATAAATTAGATAATATCTAAACAACCACATACTTTGAATAATATctcaaatatctgatatatctgatattttagataatatgagatattatgatccacaaaaatagccaaaTAGCTAAAAACAACCTTGTAACTatctaaaatagcagatttttacCCTATACTACAACACacaaattatccaaattatctataaaaaaaaagttacaatcccgcacctaACTCATTTGTTGTTCGgacaaatagtaggcctatcagtttgttgtgaatgaggacatcgtataagttccttgtactcaggcccgtacgcaggatttttttgggggaggtGCTGATTTTGACAAAGTGGACATTTTTCCAAGGTGGGGGGCGATTTGGTGAAAAGTGAACTTTTCccctaaaatttggaccttttttgaccaaaaagcgtaagaaacctgatttttttgctcgctacgatcgcaaattcttaaattttaggacttttgtatacttttgcaaaaatggggaggtgcggtcgcccCCCGCGTACGGACCTGCTTGTACTAATGGTATAGCCTTTTGAAGTTGCCATATTAATATGTTGTAGCTATGTTGAAACACCGAGGTCAACATTACATCCTATGTATGTGATTGTTGACGTACGCCTGGTTAACGTTGTCCTATGTATTATGCAAATTAATTTAGCGTGTACTGGACTACGACGTTCTAATACCCATATTGGGCAACGTTGGCAAATTAAAGCCCGATCCGATGAGCcaaaaattgtgacaaaaaatcaacaatagtacagggtgtcccagaaaaaaaataccgggcgaacaaatttgaacgtaagtcgagaaatagacatcaaaatccaaaaatcttaCATAACGGAAAATAACGCATGTCTCAATCCACTTCaatccaagtttgaaagaaagatcattcaacataatgcaTACTAGTTGTTTTAAAACTGTCAATGGGTTTCATATTTCTTCTGTGAAATACTCTTTTAAACAATctatttcttgcaaaacatttaattaggttttttattcaaatttgaaaaccggcacgatattgaaaatgaaagcttgcatgtaagatgatgctcggtactaaatatatattttcgttaatgttacataaagaattattgtataaagaattcaagctggcttaaaaatttctcacacacattaatgttttgggaatattatatataatgcaaagtttaaatcttttaaaacttttaaaatgattgaaattacaaactaaaatctaaaaaaataataCGGGACGACCCCGGGTGGGGTGGGTCTCAATTCACAAGAATGTCCGTAAAACCTCGTCAAAAGCATATAGagcgcttttgatgaaagctaaattaatccaggcgccatcatTGACAAAATCCTAACATTACGATACAAACAAgtgctattgtaagaccaatctatattGTACGTATTTGCATATTCAGGTCTGTTTCGTTTTAatatagctttcatcaaaaacaccatatgcttgtagacgaggttttagtAAAATTTACGGTAAGTTTCTTTTGAACTACGAGTAGTTTTAGATCATAACGATTCTGATCAAGTTTGATTTTTTGGTCGAATGGATTAAATTCTTCTGTAGGTTAACGTAACCCTAACCGCAGTAAACATAAAAAACAGCATATGCACGGGCGGGTATCCCACGTGAATGCGACTGTGTCATCATGAGAACAGTGATATGACGAGGGAAAGTTTAGCCGGGCAATCTacacccccgtggcaaggtagccCCGTCCACGTCTCTAgcacccgaggggtcggtggttTAAAACCGCATCTGGGAAAAAGGTCTCTCttcatcttttttctttcttttttccttctttccttccccctcgccaaaaagcaactggggcgtTAGGGTAAAATTACCATGAAGCCATAACAAACCTGGCTCATTGCACGCACATATTTACGTCTCAGAAATATCACATGTCATGTTCATACTTTtgtgctttttcattttttgCGCAGAATCATGAAGAAATTGTCTCCCTATCTGGTTGACCGTCTGCCAGTTCatacatgcaagtattgcaaacAAAGATTCTATTATAGTACTAGTCGATATTTACTTCATTTAAGATTCCATGAAAACTGGACACACCCATACAGGAATGGTTCATTCCAGCAGGCTGCTGCAGCATATCGCCGACATTTGTTGGCAAAACACGTCGCAAAATCGTCTTGCGCGCAGAGTTTCTCGAGTCCAGAAAAGATGAATGTACGTAAAAGGATAAGCACCAATCAGAAACATGACAGATGTAGGATTTTTTCATGCGCAAATGACAAGGCAAGACATGAACGGATTCGTACTAAAGGCAAATCAGTACATGATCAGCATGATAAACTTAAAATACGACTGACAATTTGTTTGAAGAAACTAAATTTGGAAGAAATACTAAAGGGCAATGTTACAGGAAATCACctcaaatcaaataaatattgcTGCGACAAAACGAGCGCAGAGCGCAGTGATTTAAAGACCTTGGCAGCGTGTGAAAAGTCAAAGAATGAATGGATCCtaaccaaagagaagccatatcaATGCAAATATTGCAGCAAAAGTTTCTCACGGTCATCTGACAAGActacacatgaaaggattcatagcaaagagaaaccataccaatgtagatATTGCAATAAGAGTTTCTCACAGTCAGGTCATAAGACTGAACATGAAAGAACTCATagcaaagagaaaccctaccaatgtaaatattgcaacaagagtttctcatgGTCAGGTCacaagactaaacatgaaaggattcatagcaAAAAGAAACTATATCAATGTAGATATTGCACAAAGAGTTTCTCACGGTTAAATAacaagactaaacatgaaaggattcataccaaagagaaaccatatcaatgtaaatattgcaacaagagtttctcacagtcAGGTCATAAGACctcacatgaaaggattcataacaaagagaaaccttaccaatgtaaatattgcaacaagagtttctcacaagCAGGTGacaagactaaacatgaaaggattcatagcagagagaaaccatatcaatgtagatattgcaacaagagtttctcacaacTAGGTAacaagactaaacatgaaaggattcatagcaaagagaaaccatatcaatgtagatattgcaacaagagtttctcacagtcAGGTCATAAGACTGAACATGAAAGAACTCATagcaaagagaaaccctaccaatgtaaatattgcaacaagagtttctcatgGTCAGGTCACAAGActgaacatgaaaggattcatagcaaagagaaaccatatcaatgtagatattgcaacaagagtttctcacaacTAGGTAACAAGActaaacatgaaatgattcatagcaaagagaaaccatatcaatgtagatattgcaacaagagtttctcacaacTAGGTAacaagactaaacatgaaaggattcataccaaagagaaaccataccgatgtaaatattgcaacatgaGTTTCTCACACTCAGGTAACAAGACTGTACACGAAaggactcataccaaagagaaaccataccaatgtagatattgcaacaagagtttctcacacgTAGGTAacaagactaaacatgaaaggattcatagcaaagagaaaccctaccaatgtaaatattgcaacaagagtttctcatgGTCAGGTGacaagactaaacatgaaaggattcatagcaAAGAGAAACAAGCCCTACCAATGTAGATATTGCAACAAGAATTTCTCGCAGTCAGGTCAAAAGACCTTAcggccatgtgttttgagttggtagatttttcggtacccaaaatttccaatttttttcctctttgaaaaTGCATGCTTTTTAATACAAATATGATTGTTTGTTAACTAAACCCATAAGTacaagaaaagtatacatttcctgaCAGGAAATTAAACAGGGAATCCAAAAATTATATTAGTTTTCCAGTAGGAAGATTGGTTAGGGAGGCAGTGGACTTTGAAtagcaacattttccataaaaaatgtttgatcttCAGTGagatatattttttacatattataCCCTATGTTGAAAAGAACATCATATTTGAGTTCCTTGGCTCAagagctttaaaaaaatttatacttttattgTGATACCTGTTACAGGTTTCGCTGTGTGCGAACATATTTGAAACACACATTTGAGGCATTCCGAATAGGGATTTACACACAAACAgtgcaatttcagacattttCTGTAATCAAGTGATTTGCACTAGAAATTCACTAAATTTAAAGACAGAGTTAGCTTTTTTAGTTTCTAAATAATTGTTCTTAAGTCTTTACAACAAAAAACCaattaaaagaagcaaatatatcaaaataccaccatttttttgcaatttttagttAAATTTACATATCAATCCTCCATATCAATCCTCGGCTCCACCCTGTCatgttttcactaaaatcaaaataacttgagaatggttTATGCTACATAATTTGTTATGGTATCAATACAAAGGTCTTACCAAAAGCTTTAATTTGATGGGTAATTTGTCTAGGTAGGTGACACCCTTGACTTAAAGATACTAAGAATTAGCACAAAAAATCTCGCACAAAAAGTACTGCTCCACCCTATTGGTGTACCCAGTTTAAAACGCATGGCCTTACATGAAAGAGTTCATAGCAAAGAAACCCTACCAATGTAAGTATTGCAACAAGATTTTCTCAAAGTCGGGtcacaagactgtacatgaaatgattcataccaaagagaaaccacatctatgtaaatattgcaacaatagTTTCTCACATTCGGGTACCAAGACTGCACATGAAAGGACTCATAGCAAAGCGAAAccctaccaatgtaaatattgcaagaatTATCGTAAAAATCCCCCAATATTATTCATTGgactgataatatcttaatatccatcacttaccaggccaaaaaaaaagtcccaaatatcaaaatatctgatatatcggcTATTTCaattaatatctaaattatccGATATTTTGGATTATTTAGATAAtcgctaaatatctgataatatcttaatagcCATCACTTACTACTAAGTAAAAAATTTCAATACAAATTGTGTAAGtccctaatatccaaatatctgttataacggatattttagataatatctcaatattttggataatttagacaatagctaaatatctgataatatcttaatatccatcagtTACTAAGTAGAAAAtgtcaatacaaattttataagttcctaatatccaaatatctgatatagcggatatttaagataatatctaaattatcagatattttggctaatttagataatagctaaatatctgatattttggataatttagataatagctaaatagctgataatatcttaatatcttaATAAGTAGaaaatttcaatacaaattttataagttcctaatatccaaatatctgatatagcggatatttgagATAACTAGTGTACCTGTAGCTGTAAGAGCACCTGTAGCTGTGATAGTCCTCCCATGATATGGATAATtgctttcaccaagtttaagccaaatcagacgaagtttaaaatgtagcccctggatgacctttgaccttgattttaAGTTTTTTGTGTTCCCCTCTtagcaaggattccacctaccaagtttgagcccgatcggacaaagtttgaaatttgaaccctccgtgatgacctttgacctcggttgacctaaattttatttcgggcatgtattcccctcgtatcaaggattccacccaccaagtttgggcccgatcggacaaagtttgaaatttgacccctccgtgatgacctttgacctcggttgacctcaattgtatctcgggcatggattcCCCCGGCCTCatatgaaggattccacccaccaagtttgagcccgatcggacagagtatgaaatttgaccccctccgtaatgacctttgacctcggttgaccttaattttattttgggcatatattccacTCGTataaaggattccacccaccaaatttgagcccgatcggacaacgtttgaaatttgacccctccgtaatgacctttgacctctgttgacatcgattttatttcgggcatatattcgcctcgtatcaaggattccacccaccaagtttgggcctgatcggacaaagtttgaaattttgaccttgacctccgatgacctttaaaactaccccataaacgtggaatgcccgatacctatctatatccgaaatatcggaatgatgcgtcgaagcgcacagacggacagacagacagagctcattattttattagtatagatatctAAATtatcagatattttggctaatttagataatagctaaatatcatatattttggctaatttagataatagctaaatatctgataatatcttaatatccatcactaaccaggcaaaaaaaaatttctaagtcccaaatatccaaatatctgatatatcggatattttagataatatctaaattatctgatattttggaTAAGTttgataatagctaaatatctgataatatcttaatatccatcacttacttagtaaaaaatttgcaataaataattgtataagttcctaatatccaaatatctgatatagcggatattttagataatatctgAATTATCAGATATTTGGGCtattttagataatagctaaatatctgataatatcttaatagcCATCACTTACCatgtaaaaaaaatccaaaaaaattctaagttcgtaatatccaaatatctgatatatcagATAAATTAGATAATATCTAAATAACCACATACTTTGAATAATATCtcaaatatctgatatatatgatattttagataatatgagatattgtgatccacaaaaatagccaaaTAGCTAAAAACAACCTTGTAACTATCTAAAATAGCAGATTCTTCACCCTATACTATAACACacaaattatccaaattatctataaaaaaaagttacaatcccgcacctaACATGCCTAACTCAAATTCGGACAAATAgtatatgaatggccaagtggtccaaaaaacgcgtaagataaacgtgtaaggttacacttgtaagattgcatcttatacgcgtaagattgcttcttatacgtgtaagaatgaagcgggatttttaaattgacgaatcacagagtaagaaatcagaaacaaccaatcatctcacgcgtaacaaacttcaaccaataatatgtaaagacgttttgtgatttgtaacacccacgacatcttatacgtgtaagatttggattttagtgatggacgatacgtgatattattggcggcgtaccgatGATAATGAGAGCACGTCACCAAAATCGTAAACGaggcattttcttaatttgtattgagtgctacaatgtcctgtattttatgacaaatctctgtcaggaattgttccgactgttggtccgtcatggtcacatcccgatttatctcacttttGACTACTTatcagttatctggagtcaattaaatttcaagaggtgatggtaaaataatcacgtttgcgaaaactaccgcggtgcagatcgatatcgaagctgagattattcgacactcgtcgtaccagtcaaatcggaataccgtccatccctaagaggcaattcttacgcgtataagaaatgatatggtgagatttcattggtcggagatgaatacgcgtaagatgataggttgttttgggtttaaatatgggttctttatatatgattcgtcaatttaagcatcccgctagattctaagacgtataaaatgcgatcttacacgcataagatgcaatcttacacgtgtaagatgacatcttacacgtgtaaggttacacgtataatcttacacgttttttggtccacttggccattcataatagtaggcctatcagtttgtgaatgaggacatcgtatgcAAGTTCCTTGtactcaggcccgtacgcaggatttttttttgggggggggaggtgctgattttgaaaaagtggacatttttccaaaggggggagcgattttgtgaaaagtggacttttccccaaaatttggaccttttttgaccaaaaaagcgtaaaaaacctgatttttttttaaattcttaaattttgggacttttgtatacttttgcaaaaatggggccgggaggtgcggtcgcaccccgcaCCACCACCCCCCCGCCTTACGGGCCTGCTTGTACTAATGGTATAGCCTTTTGAAGTAGCCATGTTAATATGTTGTAGCTACAATGTATGTTGAAACACCGGGGCCAACATTACATCCTTTGTATGTAGGCCAattagttgggtgatctagagcaattacgtgaccgtggagagcgaaggttcgtttctcagtggatttgtcttctatgaaggttaataaaaaaatttagcgggggtgcccctcgcgaaagtgtgggcggaatccgtgagagcccgaagtccaaaatggccgccgtcggccatttaaaaaagatttttttcaatggtttggcctacaatgctgttcagtatatgttttctgaggtttttgggtcgaggaattcatatctgatgtcgattttatgatatgaccaaCTTTTCATCgtcatatccaagatggccgccgatttacagctcagaaaggttaaattgtcacatttatTGTATAGCCtttataataggctctaattaaagttctcatcatgcgaagttgagtgattgactctaaaaactaccagtaataatgatttgacctatttttgaccttcaaatccaagatggccgccgatttttagctcagaaaggtcaaattttcacatttgtcgtagagccttcataataggctctaattcaagctctcaacatgccgagttgagtgatggacactaaaaactacaagtaataatgatttgacctgtttttgaccttcaaatccaagatggccgccgattttcagctgagaaaggtaaacatttcaaattcgtcgtatagccttcataatatactctaattagagctccgagtagtcgtagagtcttcataatagcctctaatgaataccCCATTCTGGCACCCCCCCGCACATACATATATATTAACATTATTTGAACGAGTTTAGTCTATATTGGTTTCcggtctacgtgtgttttgctctgcaccctatcaataatgaatgaatgcagcatcaaagatatttattgacatttataaagaaacatattctatgagacttgtgcatagatcacctacaacactgcttgcttgttacctacagcaaaatcatcccctaaCAATGTCTACTCAAATGTGGCAAGCCGTGTAGGGCCTAAGTCGTCTGATACTATCGTacaaggtaaacatggtaaatgggagagtttacaaacaaaaacgaaaaacttctcagaacttgacaaatatggtgatttATACAACATCTCTTCAAGGTAATATGGGTCTAGAtagaagtcattacatgcatcacatgttacattatatctcaataTCATCTTCAGACAAGCTTATACAGGCTCAgtgttcaagtaaaccaccaagttctgaaagtgatgatgagacagggaccattggcacccaagcgcccgcgttcatctgtgcgtggacctctccacgaaaaaactaaatgtgtatggtgcatgcagggtgttgatctgaagcacccgaatagaccacggggtaagctgttcataatcaacacacactcagcatggcgctcctttaatagccacacagtcctcgtaaaagatgGGGAGCTGAGGAATCGTTTCGCAGAGGTAAAGAATTTGTTCTTTCGACACGTGGATTCGATCATCTTCACTGAGCACAGGATCCATTCACTGCAGCCCCTCTTTATAGCAGACTACATGCTATGCATAGTGACTATGGCTATGCAGTGGGTGCTGTAAAATCGTCCAATCTCAAGGACCTACTCAATGCTTACtaatgagtatcaagagacaagGGAAGAACGAGAGTGAGtgggtctatgatattggggGAAGAGGTGATGACACTGAGGCTGCCATTTCAACTCCTCCAGAAGAACCTGTCACGGCGGCTGTCTCAGAAGATCAAAGACAGATCTACTGTCGCCTGGCCACCTCATATCGATcatcttaaagggaccattgaaagaaaaacacatttggtatcaaaataaagctaataacatataaaatccatttctaaaatgattaacgctattttccttcattttacccccaaatcagcaaataaagacaaagcgcccaatgtctcGTTCCGTCCAATTCATATgcgcagagacacgtggcaacccctgtgacgtcaaagtggttatcctttccactgcatggcaacactgcataggccagacttggtcctaaaccaacgcatgaacgtgtttacagcaatgaacttttctgtgccttttaggcctaacaagtatattaaaaaggatattataatataaattacaaagctacaatgactgtTGCAATATGCCGACCATGAGACGGACACTAgactggtaggcctactatgataggcctatatataaattctagctacaaaattggccaacaacggggaaacattaaagttaggcctacatattgacaaagtcaaagctgtcagtgctagctgctcggcttttgcaagagagtatcatttattttgaggcattctgatatcatagcaactctttacttataggcctatttcctctgaaatacctggtgaggataggaaagagaaggcaatgatgtttcgggttagcccatgacatgcgacttaatttcttcaggcctaattagcctacctcccgggcgtgcggcctaggtttACAACCGCCTGGCCTAAGacgcaagccgatcctgactccgaagtttggaagctgaattgcgagtcattaaagtgtgtttgtttgtttcattaaacggtcgctccatgtagagacacacttatgggaccaggttcaaaacaaaagccatgctcgggagagcgagttggcgcagttGTTTCCTCGCCTTGAAACACTGAGAGGTCCCGGGATCAACTTCAAGCCCGGCGcgcggcccaaagactcatgtgaacttggtttatcccgatcccggGATCCCgtatccatgctcgctctcgcaggttttctccgggatctccagtttcctcctgcttctcaaaaatcggtaattagttgtttggttatcaaaaacttccttcacccaat belongs to Amphiura filiformis chromosome 18, Afil_fr2py, whole genome shotgun sequence and includes:
- the LOC140138816 gene encoding uncharacterized protein, with translation MKKLSPYLVDRLPVHTCKYCKQRFYYSTSRYLLHLRFHENWTHPYRNGSFQQAAAAYRRHLLAKHVAKSSCAQSFSSPEKMNVRKRISTNQKHDRCRIFSCANDKARHERIRTKGKSVHDQHDKLKIRLTICLKKLNLEEILKGNVTGNHLKSNKYCCDKTSAERSDLKTLAACEKSKNEWILTKEKPYQCKYCSKSFSRSSDKTTHERIHSKEKPYQCRYCNKSFSQSGHKTEHERTHSKEKPYQCKYCNKSFSWSGHKTKHERIHSKKKLYQCRYCTKSFSRLNNKTKHERIHTKEKPYQCKYCNKSFSQSGHKTSHERIHNKEKPYQCKYCNKSFSQAGDKTKHERIHSREKPYQCRYCNKSFSQLGNKTKHERIHSKEKPYQCRYCNKSFSQSGHKTEHERTHSKEKPYQCKYCNKSFSWSGHKTEHERIHSKEKPYQCRYCNKSFSQLGNKTKHEMIHSKEKPYQCRYCNKSFSQLGNKTKHERIHTKEKPYRCKYCNMSFSHSGNKTVHERTHTKEKPYQCRYCNKSFSHVGNKTKHERIHSKEKPYQCKYCNKSFSWSGDKTKHERIHSKEKQALPM